A segment of the Vulcanisaeta thermophila genome:
TGGTCCATGCTCATGGAGAGGCTTAGTCGTGGGGCCAGGGGTAGGGTTTTGGCTGAGTATGCGTTTTTCGGTTCCGTAGGTAGTCTAGGGGCCACGTTGGTGACGGGCTTCGTGGTCCGTGACAACTACGAACTCATGAGGTTCGCCTTCATGACCGCGGGCGTGCTACTGCTAATTAATGTGGTCAGCATAATGGGCCTGGGCAATGTTGATGATACCAGCGAGGATGGTGGGAGTGCTGGGGTACTCACGTTGCTGAGGAGTAATAGGAGGTTGTTGAGGTTTTTACTCATAAATTCGTTATTCACGGTGGTTTGGTCCTTCGCATGGCCCCTCTTCCCACTGGCTCAGGTCTACCTGTTGGGTATGAATTTTGAGGAGTTGGCCATTGTTAACGTGATAGCTGGGGTTTCAACACTTGCCATGCAGAGGTTTGTGGGTGCCCTTGTGGATAGGAATAGAAAGTTATTCCTACTCCTGGGCAGGCTCTTACTCGTCACCTTCCCCCTCTCCTACGCGTTGGCAGGTAGTGTTTACGTGATCTATGCCGTCAACGTGGTCTCAGGGTTCACAAACTCCGTCTCCAACATTGCCTACATATCATACGTCTACGATAATTCTGATGATAAGAGGACAGCCGTGAGCATATACAACGCAATGTACGGCGCCGCCGCGCTCATGGGCTCCCTAGCCAGTGGTTTTCTGGTGATGATATTGAGTGGTTATTTTGGTATTGAGAGGACAGTGAGGATGTTACTGCTTGGGGATGCGGTGGCAAGGGCCCTTGTGGCCGTGTTGTACATGGGCACGGATTAAGTAAGGAGAAAGGGTATTTTTACTACCCCAGTGAGGGATGATTTGGTGTTTACAGTCTTCATAGTGGGTACCGCGGGGAGTGGGAAGACCACGCTGGTGGATTCCCTGGCCCAGTGGTTGGAGAGTAATCAGTACGACGTGGCCATTGTTAACCTAGACCCTGCGGTTGAGTATGTACCCTACATACCCGACATTGACGTTAGGGACCTGGTCTCAGCTAGGGAATTAATGAGGAAGTACAAGCTTGGTCCCAATGGTTCCATAATAGCCGCCATAGACATGATAGCGGTGAGGTCCCAGGAGATTAAGAATCAAATTATGGATCTTGGTGCCAATTACGTGCTCGTGGACACCCCAGGGCAGATGGAACTCTTCGCCTTTAGGAGTGTGGGCTCCCTATTGATTAATAGGCTTAGTCTGGATAGGTCGGCCGTGGTCTTCGTAATAGATGCAACCCAGGCACAGACGCCCAGTGGGTACGTATCATCAATGCTCCTGGCCCTATCAGCCCAGTTCCGCTTTAACATGCCCCAGGTCAACGTGCTTAATAAGATAGACCTCATCGATAAGTCACTACTTGATGAGGTGCTTGAGTGGGGTGAGGAGGTTGACCTGCTCCGGAACGCGTTGATGTCCCAGGGTATTAATAAGTTGGAGAGTGACCTTAGTATGAGGCTGACTGACATAATAAATGCTGTGGGCACGGTACCAAAGCCCATACCAGTGAGTGCCAAGACTGGCGAGGGACTTGATGCCCTGTACAGGGTCCTCCATAGTATATACATGGGTGGCTCAGATTACGACTATTTAGAATAAGCGTAGGCGCTGCCCGTGCTCCTCAGTAGCACATAGCCAGGTCTGGGTTGTAGGCTTGACAGCTTGCGTATGAACTCAGTAACCGCGGGTTTACGAAGGCTATCCCTTGAGACCACGAAGTCGAATTCCTCAAGGGCCAGGGGCCTCACGGCCAGTCCCATATCCAGTGCCTGCCCCGCCAGTGCGATTCCGTAATCCGCTATGCCCTTTATCACCTTGTCTATGACCTCTGTGTGCGTGTTCACCACGTCATCATAACCCCTAATACTGGCCTTCACCTCGCTGGGCCTCATACCCAGTTGTGCCGCCACTGCGTTGATTAGCAACTCCATGACAAGCCTCGTGCCTGATCCCGGGTTTCTATTAACCATCCTGAGCCCTAGAATTTCGGTTAAATCCTTAATTTCAAGGTGTGGCTTGTGGACGAGGCCCAGTAATCTGAGGTATCCCCTGATGAGGACTGCCCTGTCCCATGAACCGAACATGTTCAGGTAGGGTATGTTGTACTCACCACTGACTGGGTCTAGCATGTGCACCCCGGCTATGTCGGCTAACCCCATGTTGATCATCATCAACCCATTGAAGGACCCAACCCAGTAAGCATCTATGCAGTAGCCCAGCCCCCTCAACTCGCTTATTAACTCCCTAACTATCAGGTCATCACTACCCGCGTAAACCACGTCGCACACGGTACCATCCTCACTCCATATGTACCTCCTCCTCAACTCCTGGTACCTCTCAATAAATGCCTTACCATCCTCCGTGAGCTTCATACCACCCCCATGCCCCCTCTTGGCACTCACGAGCTTTGTTCCCAAGCCCCTCTCGGCCCTGTTTATTATGTCCCACGCCGTTGAGTAGGAGAGTCCCAGGTCCCTGGCCACTGATAGTAATGAGCCCTTGGACTCTATGAGCCTTAGAAGTTTCACTGTTGTCTCATCGGCCACAACACCCCCCTCACCCTCCACCGTTAGGTTCAGCTTGAACCTAGCCCTACCCATACCCTCAACTATTCTATTGATAATTGATATTTAACCCTTCCTCTCCAAACTACAGCAATGGGTTTATTAAGCACCCAATGATTACCTTTTTCTCTTCACCTATGGTTGTGAGGGTTGTGGTTCTGGATTTGGACATGACGCTTGTGGAGACCCTGCCCAGGTTCTTCGAGGTTTTACGCACCTGTGCCGCCAGGAGGGGTTTTGACATTAAGGTTGGTGTTGATGAATTATTGAGGCTTTACTACATGGACCCATCACTAACCGCATTACTGGATGGTGCTGCTCACGACTTTTATTTCTGGCATGATTGCTGGCTTGAGTATACTAGGAGGGGTGAGCACGGCATTGTTTATGACGGTGCCCTAGACGTCATTAGGTGGCTCAGGGGGTTGGGTAAGTACGTGGTCATTGCCAC
Coding sequences within it:
- a CDS encoding MFS transporter, which translates into the protein MFKDKLKNYIILQNLASGLATPFVSFTAAVIGVPSVGIGVVSSASSFFNGIVQPFLRRVRNIVLMLKVSTALLAVLWILMAFAISLGPIPYVVLYVLIASVGGANSFAWSMLMERLSRGARGRVLAEYAFFGSVGSLGATLVTGFVVRDNYELMRFAFMTAGVLLLINVVSIMGLGNVDDTSEDGGSAGVLTLLRSNRRLLRFLLINSLFTVVWSFAWPLFPLAQVYLLGMNFEELAIVNVIAGVSTLAMQRFVGALVDRNRKLFLLLGRLLLVTFPLSYALAGSVYVIYAVNVVSGFTNSVSNIAYISYVYDNSDDKRTAVSIYNAMYGAAALMGSLASGFLVMILSGYFGIERTVRMLLLGDAVARALVAVLYMGTD
- a CDS encoding ATP/GTP-binding protein, whose translation is MRDDLVFTVFIVGTAGSGKTTLVDSLAQWLESNQYDVAIVNLDPAVEYVPYIPDIDVRDLVSARELMRKYKLGPNGSIIAAIDMIAVRSQEIKNQIMDLGANYVLVDTPGQMELFAFRSVGSLLINRLSLDRSAVVFVIDATQAQTPSGYVSSMLLALSAQFRFNMPQVNVLNKIDLIDKSLLDEVLEWGEEVDLLRNALMSQGINKLESDLSMRLTDIINAVGTVPKPIPVSAKTGEGLDALYRVLHSIYMGGSDYDYLE
- a CDS encoding substrate-binding domain-containing protein, which gives rise to MGRARFKLNLTVEGEGGVVADETTVKLLRLIESKGSLLSVARDLGLSYSTAWDIINRAERGLGTKLVSAKRGHGGGMKLTEDGKAFIERYQELRRRYIWSEDGTVCDVVYAGSDDLIVRELISELRGLGYCIDAYWVGSFNGLMMINMGLADIAGVHMLDPVSGEYNIPYLNMFGSWDRAVLIRGYLRLLGLVHKPHLEIKDLTEILGLRMVNRNPGSGTRLVMELLINAVAAQLGMRPSEVKASIRGYDDVVNTHTEVIDKVIKGIADYGIALAGQALDMGLAVRPLALEEFDFVVSRDSLRKPAVTEFIRKLSSLQPRPGYVLLRSTGSAYAYSK